A single genomic interval of Nonomuraea rubra harbors:
- a CDS encoding alpha/beta fold hydrolase, translating to MTLMRSRQRLLLGAGALTLSLAAGGAAGWNVLDAAPPAAAASTPYGPATSYDAATRHDAAFNATFKHRFATVRGVRMHYVTGGKGPALVLLHGWPQTWYEWRKVMPALAERHTVYALDLPGLGDSQGRPASFDKKTLAGYVHGLLRDRIGLDRFDLVAHDLGGGVGFQYVSRFPAQVRSYVHLDYPLPGPKLPAAQYRTFSWHMAFNSQQAVPERLVDDPGDVRDYLTAFYPQVAYGGAAFGGTRTRSPFTDAEVDEFVRTYSRRDVLRAGFELYRTLDEDERDNVAATPVDTPTLLLTATGSLAATRPSVAPLLRNITRAAEIPESGHWLAEENPEAVVREILAFTAE from the coding sequence ATGACACTGATGCGAAGCCGACAGCGCCTGCTTCTCGGAGCCGGCGCGCTCACCCTCTCCCTCGCCGCGGGCGGTGCCGCCGGATGGAACGTGCTCGACGCGGCGCCTCCCGCCGCCGCCGCCTCGACGCCCTACGGTCCGGCCACCTCGTACGACGCCGCCACCAGGCACGACGCGGCGTTCAACGCGACGTTCAAGCACCGGTTCGCGACCGTCCGCGGCGTGCGCATGCACTACGTCACCGGCGGCAAGGGGCCGGCGCTGGTGCTGCTGCACGGCTGGCCGCAGACCTGGTACGAATGGCGGAAGGTCATGCCGGCGCTCGCCGAGCGTCACACGGTCTACGCCCTCGACCTCCCCGGCCTCGGCGACAGCCAGGGCCGCCCGGCGAGCTTCGACAAGAAGACCCTGGCCGGGTACGTCCACGGCCTGCTGCGTGACCGGATCGGGCTCGACCGCTTCGACCTGGTCGCGCACGACCTCGGCGGCGGGGTCGGCTTCCAGTACGTCTCCCGGTTCCCCGCGCAGGTGAGGTCGTACGTGCATCTGGACTATCCGCTCCCCGGGCCGAAGCTGCCTGCCGCGCAGTACCGGACCTTCTCCTGGCACATGGCCTTCAACAGCCAGCAGGCCGTACCGGAGCGGCTCGTCGACGATCCGGGCGACGTGCGCGACTACCTCACGGCGTTCTACCCGCAGGTCGCCTACGGCGGGGCGGCGTTCGGCGGCACGAGGACGCGGTCGCCGTTCACCGACGCGGAGGTCGACGAGTTCGTCCGCACCTACAGCCGCCGGGACGTCCTGCGCGCGGGGTTCGAGCTCTACCGGACCCTGGACGAGGACGAGCGTGACAACGTCGCGGCCACCCCGGTGGACACCCCCACGCTCCTGCTCACGGCCACCGGCTCGCTCGCCGCCACCCGGCCGTCCGTGGCGCCGCTGCTGCGCAACATCACGCGCGCGGCGGAGATCCCCGAGTCGGGGCACTGGCTCGCGGAGGAGAACCCCGAGGCCGTGGTGCGGGAGATCCTCGCGTTCACGGCCGAGTGA
- a CDS encoding ADP-ribosylglycohydrolase family protein yields the protein MSAHLLARAASSLHGLALGDAFGSQFFVPANRHALDSRLLPPAPWQWTDDTEMACSVYRVLADHGTIDQDALATSFATRHDFDRGYGPATNRLLRLVREGGDWRALSAGLFDGRGSWGNGAAMRVAPLGAWFAGDLAEAVRQSTLSAQVTHTHPEAVAGAVAVAVATAVTATEPGLPAGHFLDRVSEHVPDSLVRDGLAEARQLLTISDPSLAARMLGNGRQVTAHDTVPFALWVAARHRHDHEAAMWTTAAAGGDVDTTCAIVGGIVGAAESGHLPPEWRRRCEPLPSWSGAPPLDHHDPTP from the coding sequence CTCCCTCCACGGCCTGGCTCTCGGCGACGCCTTCGGCTCCCAGTTCTTCGTCCCGGCCAACCGTCACGCCCTCGACTCCCGCCTCCTCCCGCCGGCCCCCTGGCAGTGGACGGACGACACCGAGATGGCCTGCTCCGTCTACCGCGTCCTGGCCGATCACGGCACCATCGACCAGGACGCGCTCGCCACGAGCTTCGCCACCCGCCACGACTTCGACCGCGGCTACGGCCCGGCGACGAACCGGCTGCTCCGGCTGGTACGCGAGGGAGGCGACTGGCGGGCGCTGTCGGCCGGGCTCTTCGACGGCAGGGGCTCGTGGGGCAACGGCGCGGCCATGCGGGTGGCGCCGCTGGGTGCCTGGTTCGCCGGCGACCTGGCCGAGGCCGTCCGCCAGTCCACCCTGTCGGCCCAGGTCACCCACACCCACCCCGAGGCCGTGGCCGGTGCCGTGGCCGTGGCGGTGGCGACGGCCGTGACCGCGACGGAGCCCGGCCTGCCCGCCGGGCATTTCCTCGATCGCGTCAGCGAGCACGTCCCGGACAGCCTGGTCCGCGACGGCCTCGCCGAAGCCCGGCAACTGCTCACCATCAGCGACCCCTCGCTGGCCGCCCGGATGCTCGGGAACGGCCGGCAGGTCACCGCGCACGACACGGTGCCGTTCGCGCTGTGGGTGGCGGCCCGTCATCGCCACGATCACGAGGCGGCGATGTGGACGACGGCGGCGGCCGGCGGGGACGTCGACACCACGTGCGCCATCGTCGGCGGCATCGTCGGCGCCGCCGAGTCCGGCCACCTGCCGCCGGAGTGGAGACGGCGCTGCGAACCCCTACCGTCCTGGTCCGGCGCCCCGCCCCTCGACCACCACGACCCCACCCCCTGA